CATTGCTGTTACAGGTGTCACTTCAGCCGGTTTATATACAATGGTGTTACCCGCCGCAAGGGCAGGTGCGATTTTCCAGACACTCATTAGAAGAGGGAAATTCCAAGGTACAATCAAACCGGCTACACCTACTGGTTCACGAACGACCATCGCTTGCACGGGAGCGGGAACTTGATAAGTTTCCCCTTCTGGATGAAGAATCAAACCAGCGTAGTAACGGAAACACGCGGCGGCATCGGCAATATCGAAACCTGCCTCTGCTTTAAGTTTCCCGTTGTCCATTGTTTCGAGAATCGTTAACTCTTCCGCACGTTCATCAATTTTATCAGCGATTTTGTATAGGTAGGAAGCTCGCTCCTGTGCCGTCAGTCCTGACCAGATTCCACTTTCAAAAGCTGCTTTCGCAACTGAGATTGCATTTTCTGTATCTTCCTTGGTGGCACGCGGAGCCCTTGCAATGACTTCCTGTGTTGCAGGATTGATTACCGGGATTACTTCATTTGAAGATGAGGACTGCCACTTACCGTCGATGTAATTTTTAAGCTCTATAACTGCCGTTTCTAAAATTGTCATGTTTTTTGCCTCCGGTTTTCATTATTTTTTTTAAGCCTGTACGAAATCGTTAAAGTTTTAATACAAGTCTGTCGTCCTTTGCACGTGAGCAGCATGTCAGGATTGACTTACGTGATTGACGGTTTTGTTCGCTAAGAAAGAAATCCCGGTGATCCACTTCACCTTCTGCAACATCTACCTCACAACTTCCGCACCCGCCCACTTTACAAGAATAAGGTGCATCAATTCCTTCCCTTAAAAGCGCATCAAGCAGTGTTTCGCCTTCATGAACGCGGATGGACCGATCGCTGTCTGAAAGGTCGACAATGAAAGGATCTTGCGGCCCATCATTTTTTGTCGCAAATAATTCGAAGTGGATCGCATGTTCCGGATAACCATAGGAACTGGCGGCTTTTCGATACTCTTGAACCATCTCGATTGGTCCGCAAAAATATACATGCGTGCCAATGCGATGATCCTTCATCGTCTCAGTCATCATTCTGCGTTTGTCTTCTGCCTGCGAAAAATAAAAGGTGCATTGTTCAGGATATTTGGCTTTCAACAGATCATAAAAAGCACATAATTCCGGTGTGCGTGCTGCATAATGGAGTTCGAAGGTTTGGCCTTCGGCAGCCATGTCTTCCATCATTGCCAGAAATGGGGTGATGCCGATTCCAGCTGCATAAAAGGCATGATGCTTTGCTCGAAAGCTGAGAGGGAAGTTGTTTTTAGGGAAACTGACTTCCAACCTGGAATCTATCTGTACATGATCATGCCAGAAAGCGGAACCTCCGCGTGACGCCTCATCACGCCGAATGGAAATTGCATATTTTTTACGGTCCCTTGGGTTGCTGATAAGGGAGTATTCTCTCTCAAATATCGTATCCCCGGCCGGCATGAATGTGGTCAAATGCGAACCGCCAGTAAATGCAGGCAATGGGTTTCCATCAACTGGAATCAACTCGAACTGTTTTACGAATGCTGTTTCTTGAATAATCTTGTTTACTTTCATTTGAATATTTCCTACTACCCGCATGATGATCAGCTCCCTACTTCTTCTTTTCCGATTGAGATGAATGGGTAACCAATATAACCTTCCCGTACTATGGAATAAAAAGGTCCTATTTCAAGACTTGCTCTGCAATGGTCACATTCTGCAATCTCTGCTTCTTCTGCGACTTCCGACACTTCGAAACATTTCATGCAATATACGTACCGCCGTTTAGGCCCGATAATCACAGTCTGGATCTCAGCTTCAGATAGGCCAGCTTCCACCCCGAGCGAGAAGATCATTACGGCATTGTTCCATGCAGCCGCAATATAAAATTGGGTGCCCATCTTTTGTGACAAGATGACTCTCTTAATCCCCTCTTTATCTTCCATTCCGTTAATGGAAAGACATTCAAAAGGCACTGTACCTGCAAGTTCAGAAGTGAAACTTTTCGCCTTTTCATATCCGGCTTGATCAGAAATGACGACAAACTTTCTTCGCTCATTCCGAGGAGTAAATTGATTTACGATCGTAATTGATTTATCAAACAATACTGGACTATTGTACAAGGCCCTATCCTCCTACTTATTGTTTATCTTCGCTTTTTTGTTTTTCATCAATACGCCTCAAATATTCAACCGATTGCGGAAGAAACGGGGCAATTCCTTTGTACGCAGCCATAGGATCCGGAATATCCTGCAGTACGCTATATGTCAGATCAAACCACTCCTGGCGTAATGTCAAATCCTCCAGTGGCAGGAACTGCGTATTCAATACGAATAGAATGGCGTTGCTTCGTGGCATGCGATAAAATTTTTGTTCTTCAACACGCAAACGAACAAGTTTACCTGCATTTTCCGGTGTTATCCCAGAACGCTGCGGTCCCCAGACATCCATCGTTTCATAGTTGACATCCCAACGGTCCGCCATCAGGTTCCAGTTGATGCGTGTCCATGGCTTTCCTGGCTCAATGGATAATAAAAACTTACGAACGCGATCTGCCAGTTCATCGCCTTTCCGCGATACAAATGGAACAGGTGCATGGATCTCATCAAAGGACATGCCTTTATTCCAGTTAGCTGAGAAGAGTGCGGCGTATGAAACTTGTCCCACTTCCAAATAGAAATTACTATCGCGATGAACCATTAAAACAAAATCATTGTGGAAATGGCGGCCTATATAATCAAGCGGCTCATATGGAAGCGTGGTGGCATCGCCATACACGAATGAATCGGATTCCCCGAAAATGTGGTTCTTGAAAGTCCAGTTGTCTCCATCTTTAATGACCTCGAAATGCTCCGGATAGCGATCAGTTGCCATGTCGATGAGCATTTCCAACACTTCCCATTGCATTTCCATTGTGTGTGAAAAAGATTGAAACCTTATATGCGGCTGTTCTTGAAGGAGACGACGCTTCGTTTCCACTTGGAGTCTGTATTCTGGTGTAACTTCAATACAGTTAATGTTTGAGAGTCTTTTCAAATCGTTTGAATAACGATAGTTACCTGAAGTGAATGGAAATGGGAATGTATCTAAATCAGTTGTTTTGAAATCTAAACTTTGTGTAAACATTGAACAATCTCCTCTCGTTCCCTAGATTCTTTAAATTGCGATTTTTCTATTTAGCTTCCTTTAATTCAACGGATGTACGCTCCATGTCAACTTCAAAACGGAAAATGTATTTAGATGAAACATAGTAGGTGACTAAAGCGACAAAGTATGTTGGAATTCCGGCAGCTGTATAAAGGAAAAAGTCACTCGCTTCAAAAGTCAATGGATTATAGAGTGCCCAGTAAACGATCGTTCCAATTACCACCGTGAGAACTGCCGACGGGTTAATGCCTTTCCAATAGGTATAAGAGCCTTGTGTGTCATACAAATCCCTTATTGAAATGCGTTGTCGCTTTACAAAAAAGTAATCTGCAACGACAATGCCGCCAAGAACAGCCATAATAAAGGAAATGACAGCAATGAATGAACCAAATGCATCATAGAACGTCGAGCTTAGAAGTAAGAATATAGTCGGTACCGTCGTACCCATCGCAATCATCCATGACTTTTTCGGGAATACAGTTTTAAAGCTGACAGCTTGTGAGTACATAAGGAAAATGCCTGCACCGACATTCCCAACCGAGAGTAAAATCAAGCCAATGAAGCCACCCCAACTTCCTGCGATGGAAAACATCCAGTCAGAAGGATTAAGTGAACCAGCGACTAATGCAGCAAGGGCCCCAACTAAAGCAGCGATACAGACGATAATTCCATAGCTGTAGAATCCTGCTTTAAATGCTCCTCCTTCTGTTTTAGATAAACGGCTGTATTGGCCAAGGTATGGAAGCCATGAGAAGCCGAGACCGATATTTAATTCCAGGGCAGTCGCGAATGAACGAGAAGTCGATTCAAATGGCTCGGAAGGAAGTATATGAGCAACGTTAGTGAATCCCTGGCCAAACAAGACTATTGCGAGAAGGCCAAACATGAGAACCATAAATACCGGAACGGCTACTGCGGTATATTTTTGAATCGCTATCGGTCCCCTCACCGTTACAAGGAATGCACAGATGAAGAGTAAAATCGAGAAAAACGGCGCTCCAGTTGCTTGGCTTGAGAAAATGTCGGGCATCCCCATCCAATTAGCAGCCTCTGCTAAAGCCTGGCCGGACATGAAAAGCGCAATGGAAATGTAGCCGAGAGTTAAAATAAGAAAAACAAAGAAAAAGATATTGGATCCTAGATACCCTAGTGAACTTCGAAACCCTACAAAAGTATCTATGCCATACCGCGCAAAATAAAGGGTAATGGGAACAATCAACAGCATAGGGAAGGCGTTACCGAATAAAATCGCTGCAAGTGACTGCTTCGCATCAAGCATTGTACCTGTGTATCCACCAGTTAACAGCCCAAAAGATGAGAGGCCAATAACAACCTGAACTAAAATTAAATCCCGAAGGTTAAAAATCCGGTCACTTTTACTTGCCGGTAAAAAGCCAAAGGCCACATCCTTTGAAATGGAGGAATTCTCTTTACTCACTCGCTTCTCTCCCAACTATAAAATAATGATTGTATCGCTTGGAAATAAGGCTGTATTTGTTTTGGGTGAGCTAAACAAAACTACTTTAGAAAAGTGTATAGACCAGGTAAAAGATGATTAAAATCATGAGAAAAATAGAACCTGTCGCATCCTTCCATTTCATTTTGTCGATTTTCACGGCATCTTCCTGCTCATACGCATTGATCCGCTCATTCAAATCTGAATATAGATTTTTAATAAAGGGATCTTCAGAATTGATATTCTGTTGGAACTGATTCTCTTTATTCAAAATAGCTTCTCCCTCCTTTGCAATCATGCTTTCTAGTCCCTTCTCTTTACTTTAATGCAATAAACATGCCAATCAGAAAACACCATGCTTACTGGGTTTTCAAAAGGAAGAATATTCATTTTTGAAACTATTGAACAATTGTGAAATTTCTGTAATATAAAAACTAGGAAGTTAAATGAAAGGCAGGTAGACATAAATGGATCACTTCACCTCTGCACTCTTGTCTATTTACGATCAGCTTATTGTGACAGATAAAAATGGCACCATACTGAAATCGACCGGAACAGGGAATTCCTTATTCCAAACAGTCAAATCCGCTAATGTCGGCGGTTCCATCAAGGATGTTGAACAAGATTTATTTTCCACAAGCTTGGCAGAAGAGATAATGGGCAAAAATGAAAAAAGATCTTTCATGCAGTCCTCATGGCAGGGTCCAGAGATGCTGATGACGGCATACCCGATTGAATCTGGGGCATGGGTTTGGGCCTACAAAGAAATTAAAGACTCTTATCCAGATACATCAAGGGGGCAATCGGGGCCTTTGTTGGAATCGAAGAAGCCATCTTTTCCATTTGTGATCCGCAGTAAACCGATGCTTGATGTCCTGCATAAAATGCAAATGGTTTCTGATGTTAGCGCAACAGTCCTTTTATTGGGGGAATCCGGTGTAGGAAAGGAAATAGCCGCCAGGGCCATACATAATATGAGTAACAGAAGCGACGGTCCGTTTATACCTGTCAATTGCGGTGCAATCCCGGAAAACCTGATTGAAAGCGAACTTTTTGGCTACGTAGAAGGGGCTTTTACCAGCGCACGGAAAGACGGCGCCAAAGGGAAATTCACACTCGCCCATAAAGGTATCTTATTCTTGGATGAGGTTGGCGAGTTACCGCTTAACGTACAGGTAAAACTGCTTCGCGTCCTTCAGGAACGCGTTGTCACACCAATTGGAAGTACGACATCACACCCTGTTGATATTCAAGTGATTGCCGCAACAAATAAATCGCTCGAAAAAATGGTGAAAAAAGGTGAATTTCGAGAAGACTTATATTATCGTCTTCATGTCGTACCTATCCATCTTCCACCGCTTAGGAATCGTGTAGATGAAATCCCCCATCTGGTTCAGTTTTTTTTACAAAAGTACAATACACTATACAATCGAAATGTAACTTTCACCCCGGATGCAATCGACTTGCTATGTATCTATCAATGGCCCGGTAATGTGCGCGAACTTGAAAATACAGTTGAAAGGCTTGTGATTACTAGCGGAATGCCGGAAGTAGATGTGGTGTTGGTTAAAGAGGTCCTTCCATTTAAAGGGCCCAAACCCACTTCAATACCTGTTATCGATTTTCTAATGCCTATGCAGGAAGCAGTCGACCTTGTGGAGGAACAGCTTATCAACATGGCGATGGAACAATACAAATCATTAAAACTAGCAGCGAAGGTATTGGAAGTAAGCCAGCCTACGATGAGCAGGAAATATAAAAAATTACGTAATAAAATTGAAGAGGCACGCTTTTCACCAGTGGATAAACGGGCCATTTTAGAGGAACAAATAAATCAACGGCTTCGTTCCATTGCCGTAGTAACCGCAGCTATCATTCCAGCTGAAGAAGTTATCAGTCTACAAAAAAATATGAATCGGCAAACTTCCTATTCCCAGAAATTAAAACAAAAACTTACCATGATTCAAGAAAAGGAAGGCGTAATTGAATGGGTCTTTATATTTATCATGACGGAGGATGGACGTCTGATTCACCTCGTTGCAGACAAAGGCTTTGTAATTGAACCGGGGGAAGAATATATTGGTCCCCCGGAAATGGTTAATGTCGCTTACCATGCGTTTAATGGTAAAGCTGGTGTGACTCCGATATACGAAGACAGGTACGGTGAGTGGAAAACAAGCTTTGCGCCAATTATTGATGATGACGGCAATATCGTCGCTATTGTAGGATGTGATTACAGCAAATCCTATTTCAATTCGGAAATGCAACGTCTCCGTAAGCAACTCAATATACATGTTTGATTTCAGGATGCAGTCATGCAGGATCAAACCGTTTGGGGACTAAAGCAAAAAAAAGAATAGCTGATAACAGGAGCCTTCTTGAACAGGCTTTTGCAGTCAGCTTTTTCGTTATTTTCTTCCATATACATCATGACCGTTATGAAGGAATTAAAATGGCATTAACGCCAGCGTTTTTAATCCAACTGGTTTTTCATATTGACCACACTTATATAGGCAATATTATATCTTGTTCTTCCACAATCCTTTCTTATAGTAGTTTTACGATTTATCTCCAAGTAGCTCGTTAACACAGTACTTCAACGTTAAATCCTCCAGGCGCTTCTACATAGAACGTATATCTGTGTAGGTGTTTTGGAGGTTTCACCATGAATCCATCATCCTTCAACCGTTGATTGATCCTGTTAACTTGCTCTTCATTTTCTTGTATGAATCCAACATGAAAAGTCTTGGGGTATTGTACATCGCTTCCTTTCATTAGTGTCAATATGGATCCATCATCATCTTTCATTGCGGCGAACCCATCGCCTCGGCTTCCTGCACATGACAATCCAAAGTATCTTTCTAAAAACTCCCTTGATGCTGTAACATCATTAACTGTTAAATTTATATGATTGATCTTCATTACTTCCCCCAATTTTAATATTATTGTTTTATTTCCGTCTCTCGGTAAAAAAGTTAATTTTCAGCAGGCTCTTTGTGATGTTTTTAGTCACTTTGTAATCAAGCTTGTTAATTCCCCCTTCCTATTTTCTAAGATATTCCTTCCATTTCGTTAAAATGTAAGTTTTCCCCTTCCGATTCAGTAAATAATCATCCAAGTGACTGCAATTTCAAGATTTAAAAAGGCCAACCAGTAAAAACTGGCTAGCCTTTGGTGTAACTCAATTACAATATTTTTTCATTTTCAAAGTTAGTGTTTGACTCTACTTTCTTAGCCAATTTAAATTTATAGAATAATATACAGGCTATCAAAAATCCTATCCCATAAAACAGTCCGACTCGTTGAGTAGGATCAAAGGCAAGGAATACTAGAATCAGCAAACAAAAGCCTAAACAAAACAACGGGACAAATGGGTAAAAGGGTACTATGTATTGTAAATCTTCCGTTTTACCACCCGCCTTTATAAATTTCCTTCTAAACATATATTGCGATAAAGCAATTCCCATCCATGAGATCGTGACGGAAATACCCGCTATGGACATAAGTATCACGAACACTGTATCCGCTGCAATGAAGCTAGTCAATAACGATAGGAGCGAAAAACAGATCGTAAAAAGAAGGGCATTCAATGGCACTTTCCTCTTGGATAATAGACCAAACACCTTGGGTGCCATTCCGTCATGAGCCATCGACCAAAGTAAGCGCGTAGATGCATAAAGACATGAATTCCCCACAGAAAGAATGGCTGTCAAAATAATAAAATTCATGATACCTGCTGCATAAGGAATCCCGGCTATCTTCATCAAAGTTACAAAAGGACTTTCCAATAAGCCTAATTCCGAAGAAGGGAATATGGCAGAAAGGATGATAATGGACGAAATGTAGAAAATAATGATTCTAAATAGTACGTTTCGAATGGCTTTAGGGATATTCTCTTCAGGTTTTTCACTTTCCCCTGCCGCTATTCCTATTAGTTCTGAGCCTTGATAAGAAAATATTACATTCATCATTGTCACAAAGATGATTGTAACCCCCCCTGCTGGAAATAGACCAGAAGGAGCCAAATTCTCAAAGAATGGGGTTGGACGATCAGATAAAGAGACAAAACCAAAGATGCCCGCGATTCCAATCAAGATAAACAAAATCACTGCAACGATTTTTATTCCAGCGAACCAATATTCCGCCTCTGCAAAACCTCTTGTCGTTAATGCATTCAAAGTAAATAAAAGCACTATGAACACAGCACACCAAATCCAGGTAGGACTATTGGGGAACCATTGTTTCATCAAAATTCCTGCAGCCGTGAACTCAACTCCTGCTGTTGCGGCTGAACCTACGAAATACATCCATCCTAGAGAGAAACCAGCGGAAGGCCCTATATATTCGGCAGCATATTTCTGGAAAGAGCCAGTAACCGGCATATGTACGGCTAGCTCGCCAAGGCAGACCATTACCATATACAAAATAAGACCGCCGGCTAGATAACCGACCAGGGCCCCTCCTGCCCCCGCTTGGTTAATTGTATAGCCTGCATTTAAAAAAAGGCCTGTACCAATTACGCCGCCGAGTGACAGCATAAATAAATGGCGTCTTTTCATTGAGCGTTGCAGCTGATCATTATTCTCCAGTCCATACCCCATGTAATCACTTCCTTATCTTATCTATTATCCTATGCCTTGCCTTCTCCTAAACTATCTTAGAACCTCAAAGAGAGACAACTAAGTCCGCCATCTTGTTTTTGAAATTCAGTCATCTCCACTTCAATCACTGTGTATCCCAAATCTTCAATTTTTTTCTTTGTACCATCAAACCCTTTAGGGACAATAACGCAGTCGTTCATTCTGACGCAGTTACCCGAATATTCTTCTTCCTGTTTTACGATTATTTGATTGAAGCCAGAAAAAGCCTCGTGATCAATGAATTCCCCGGCCACTAATAAATTATTGTCTCCCAGGTAATTGACACCCGTTTTTAAATGAAAGAACTTCTTAAGGGGAATGATGGTCGTATCATAACCATACTTAGTCATAATATCCTTGAACTGAAGAGCACCTGCTTCATTTGTTCTCGTTGAAAGGCCAACATAGAAGTGATTTTCAACTTGCATTACATCTCCGCCATCTAACATACCTGGAGATTGAATATATTCGATTGTGTCATAAAAGTCCTTTAAAACTTCTTTCATTTCATTAATCTCACCATTCCGGCTTTCTGCACCAGGATTGGTTACAAGGGCACATTTTGGCGTCAACACGGCTGTATCTTCCACAAACGTAGAATCAGGGTGTCTCTCATCCGATTCGAGAACGGTCACTTTCACACCGCAGCGCTTTAATGCTTCTACATAAGCCTCGTGTTGTACAAGAGCTTTTTCATAATCCGGGTTTCCTAAATCCGATGTTGTTAAGCCATTTACAAAACTTTTTCCAATCTTCCTTACAATCGCGTGTTTAAACATATATATTCCTCCTAAATAGGTAGCTTATTTTTTAAAAATGTAGGATATTAACCCTTTTGAACCAGCCGTTCTTTAAATGAAATTTCTTTTCATCACTTTGCTGCACTTAACTATTCAAGAAGCGGAAACCATGGAAAAATAGTCATGATAGGGAGAAAAGACAACCGAAAGCTTCTCTTAAACTATAACGGGTGTCTCTTCCAGCCAAATGCTTTAACAATTATTTTGGTGACCGCATAATTTATCCGCTATTCCTACAAAATATCTTACTCCATACCCTAAAGCCTTCTCATCGATTTTAAATTTAGGATGGTGTAAAGGGTAAGCTTTTCCAAACTCATCATTGTGAACGCCTAAAAATTGCATGGAAGAGGGTACGATTTCGGAAAAAGCCGAAAAATCTTCTGTCCCGAACATAGGGTCATCAACCTGGATGATATTATCACCTTCAAAAATACCTTCCATGACCGTTCTTGAAATATCGACAGCTGCTTTATCATTTACCACGGCTGGATACCCTAAATACCAAGTAATTTCACATTTTGCCCCATGCGTTTCTGAAATCCCCTTAACGATTTGCTCTAGATACTTTCTTGCTTTCAATCGGCTATCAGAGTCTAAGGAACGAATGGTACCACCGATTTCCGCATATTCAGGTATGACATTGAGCGCACTACCTGAATGGAACTGAGTGACTGAAATGACGGGTGTCCTAAGAGCTGAAATTTTTCTGGAAACGATATGTTGAAGATTCGTAGTAATTTCTGCACCAATGAGTAGCGGATCTACCGTTAATTCCGGAGTCGAGGCATGACCGCCCTGACCAATAATTTTAATTTCAAAATCATCGGCTGCTGCACAGAATACCCCTTCCCTTAAACATATTGTTCCTGTTCGTTCATAAGGAGTAACATGCAGTGCAAATGCATAATCCACTCCTTCCATGACCCCTTTTTTCACCAATTCCTGAGCTCCCCCTGGCAGAACTTCTTCGGCGTGTTGGAAAATAAACCTGATTTCTCCATCAATCGCATCTTTTTTCCCAGAGAGGACTTTAGCAGCACCTAATAACATCGCAGCATGTGCATCATGTCCGCACGCATGCATAACCCCAGGATTTTTTGACTTATATTCAATTTCTGCTTCTTCCTGAATCGGAAGTGCATCAATATCTGCACGAAAGGTGATGGTATTCGATTTTTGGGCAGATTTTTTAGCTCCTTTAAGAACCGCTAAAACGCTCGTTTCGGTAGGTCTCGTCACTTCTAATCCTGTAAAGGTTTTTAATTTCCTATAAATGAATTCAGAAGTCTGATGCTCCTGATAAGAGAGCTCAGGATTTTCGTGAAAATGACGTCTCCATGAAATCACTTCATCGACAACTGTCTCCTGTATTGTCTTCATCATAAATGCCTCCTTCAACACTTAGTTCTAATATTCAGACTTTTCAGATCTTTAAAAAGGGCCATACTGTATGCTTTGTGCAATGATCAAAAAGATAATCGCTACCGCAACCTGAATCAAAAGATACGGAAACACCCATTTTACCCATTTCGTAAATGATATGCCTGCCACTGCCAGTCCAGCCAATAGCACTCCAGAAGTCGGAAATATCATATTCGAGATCCCATCCCCTAATTGGAAAGCTAATACTGCCGTTTGTCTTGTCACACCCATTAAATCCGCCAATGGAGCCATAATCGGCATCGTCAATGCTGCTTGTCCACTTCCGGATGGAACAATGAAGTTAAGAAATAATTGGACAATGAACATACCGATTGCATTTATGGCGGGAGGAAGCTGCTCAACCAATCCTGCAGCATAATATAAAATGGTATC
The DNA window shown above is from Peribacillus sp. FSL P2-0133 and carries:
- a CDS encoding VOC family protein — translated: MKINHINLTVNDVTASREFLERYFGLSCAGSRGDGFAAMKDDDGSILTLMKGSDVQYPKTFHVGFIQENEEQVNRINQRLKDDGFMVKPPKHLHRYTFYVEAPGGFNVEVLC
- a CDS encoding DUF3445 domain-containing protein, which gives rise to MFTQSLDFKTTDLDTFPFPFTSGNYRYSNDLKRLSNINCIEVTPEYRLQVETKRRLLQEQPHIRFQSFSHTMEMQWEVLEMLIDMATDRYPEHFEVIKDGDNWTFKNHIFGESDSFVYGDATTLPYEPLDYIGRHFHNDFVLMVHRDSNFYLEVGQVSYAALFSANWNKGMSFDEIHAPVPFVSRKGDELADRVRKFLLSIEPGKPWTRINWNLMADRWDVNYETMDVWGPQRSGITPENAGKLVRLRVEEQKFYRMPRSNAILFVLNTQFLPLEDLTLRQEWFDLTYSVLQDIPDPMAAYKGIAPFLPQSVEYLRRIDEKQKSEDKQ
- a CDS encoding arginine deiminase-related protein, with product MFKHAIVRKIGKSFVNGLTTSDLGNPDYEKALVQHEAYVEALKRCGVKVTVLESDERHPDSTFVEDTAVLTPKCALVTNPGAESRNGEINEMKEVLKDFYDTIEYIQSPGMLDGGDVMQVENHFYVGLSTRTNEAGALQFKDIMTKYGYDTTIIPLKKFFHLKTGVNYLGDNNLLVAGEFIDHEAFSGFNQIIVKQEEEYSGNCVRMNDCVIVPKGFDGTKKKIEDLGYTVIEVEMTEFQKQDGGLSCLSLRF
- a CDS encoding amino acid permease; the protein is MGYGLENNDQLQRSMKRRHLFMLSLGGVIGTGLFLNAGYTINQAGAGGALVGYLAGGLILYMVMVCLGELAVHMPVTGSFQKYAAEYIGPSAGFSLGWMYFVGSAATAGVEFTAAGILMKQWFPNSPTWIWCAVFIVLLFTLNALTTRGFAEAEYWFAGIKIVAVILFILIGIAGIFGFVSLSDRPTPFFENLAPSGLFPAGGVTIIFVTMMNVIFSYQGSELIGIAAGESEKPEENIPKAIRNVLFRIIIFYISSIIILSAIFPSSELGLLESPFVTLMKIAGIPYAAGIMNFIILTAILSVGNSCLYASTRLLWSMAHDGMAPKVFGLLSKRKVPLNALLFTICFSLLSLLTSFIAADTVFVILMSIAGISVTISWMGIALSQYMFRRKFIKAGGKTEDLQYIVPFYPFVPLFCLGFCLLILVFLAFDPTQRVGLFYGIGFLIACILFYKFKLAKKVESNTNFENEKIL
- a CDS encoding amidohydrolase, with protein sequence MMKTIQETVVDEVISWRRHFHENPELSYQEHQTSEFIYRKLKTFTGLEVTRPTETSVLAVLKGAKKSAQKSNTITFRADIDALPIQEEAEIEYKSKNPGVMHACGHDAHAAMLLGAAKVLSGKKDAIDGEIRFIFQHAEEVLPGGAQELVKKGVMEGVDYAFALHVTPYERTGTICLREGVFCAAADDFEIKIIGQGGHASTPELTVDPLLIGAEITTNLQHIVSRKISALRTPVISVTQFHSGSALNVIPEYAEIGGTIRSLDSDSRLKARKYLEQIVKGISETHGAKCEITWYLGYPAVVNDKAAVDISRTVMEGIFEGDNIIQVDDPMFGTEDFSAFSEIVPSSMQFLGVHNDEFGKAYPLHHPKFKIDEKALGYGVRYFVGIADKLCGHQNNC
- a CDS encoding cytosine permease, which encodes MSKENSSISKDVAFGFLPASKSDRIFNLRDLILVQVVIGLSSFGLLTGGYTGTMLDAKQSLAAILFGNAFPMLLIVPITLYFARYGIDTFVGFRSSLGYLGSNIFFFVFLILTLGYISIALFMSGQALAEAANWMGMPDIFSSQATGAPFFSILLFICAFLVTVRGPIAIQKYTAVAVPVFMVLMFGLLAIVLFGQGFTNVAHILPSEPFESTSRSFATALELNIGLGFSWLPYLGQYSRLSKTEGGAFKAGFYSYGIIVCIAALVGALAALVAGSLNPSDWMFSIAGSWGGFIGLILLSVGNVGAGIFLMYSQAVSFKTVFPKKSWMIAMGTTVPTIFLLLSSTFYDAFGSFIAVISFIMAVLGGIVVADYFFVKRQRISIRDLYDTQGSYTYWKGINPSAVLTVVIGTIVYWALYNPLTFEASDFFLYTAAGIPTYFVALVTYYVSSKYIFRFEVDMERTSVELKEAK
- a CDS encoding sigma 54-interacting transcriptional regulator, with the protein product MDHFTSALLSIYDQLIVTDKNGTILKSTGTGNSLFQTVKSANVGGSIKDVEQDLFSTSLAEEIMGKNEKRSFMQSSWQGPEMLMTAYPIESGAWVWAYKEIKDSYPDTSRGQSGPLLESKKPSFPFVIRSKPMLDVLHKMQMVSDVSATVLLLGESGVGKEIAARAIHNMSNRSDGPFIPVNCGAIPENLIESELFGYVEGAFTSARKDGAKGKFTLAHKGILFLDEVGELPLNVQVKLLRVLQERVVTPIGSTTSHPVDIQVIAATNKSLEKMVKKGEFREDLYYRLHVVPIHLPPLRNRVDEIPHLVQFFLQKYNTLYNRNVTFTPDAIDLLCIYQWPGNVRELENTVERLVITSGMPEVDVVLVKEVLPFKGPKPTSIPVIDFLMPMQEAVDLVEEQLINMAMEQYKSLKLAAKVLEVSQPTMSRKYKKLRNKIEEARFSPVDKRAILEEQINQRLRSIAVVTAAIIPAEEVISLQKNMNRQTSYSQKLKQKLTMIQEKEGVIEWVFIFIMTEDGRLIHLVADKGFVIEPGEEYIGPPEMVNVAYHAFNGKAGVTPIYEDRYGEWKTSFAPIIDDDGNIVAIVGCDYSKSYFNSEMQRLRKQLNIHV
- a CDS encoding PDR/VanB family oxidoreductase, encoding MRVVGNIQMKVNKIIQETAFVKQFELIPVDGNPLPAFTGGSHLTTFMPAGDTIFEREYSLISNPRDRKKYAISIRRDEASRGGSAFWHDHVQIDSRLEVSFPKNNFPLSFRAKHHAFYAAGIGITPFLAMMEDMAAEGQTFELHYAARTPELCAFYDLLKAKYPEQCTFYFSQAEDKRRMMTETMKDHRIGTHVYFCGPIEMVQEYRKAASSYGYPEHAIHFELFATKNDGPQDPFIVDLSDSDRSIRVHEGETLLDALLREGIDAPYSCKVGGCGSCEVDVAEGEVDHRDFFLSEQNRQSRKSILTCCSRAKDDRLVLKL